The following coding sequences lie in one Arachis hypogaea cultivar Tifrunner chromosome 4, arahy.Tifrunner.gnm2.J5K5, whole genome shotgun sequence genomic window:
- the LOC112795903 gene encoding uncharacterized protein: MVFFLSTSTASLYNQRFLLRKSSFWFKYLTTILNKDDGHGAASVPPSESSTTLHLSPFLSNFDHPPGGYNRELVDGDAWGVSSGVAQAWPGRHSARSAATTFAHHGIDEPDDYNPSHVEDDMDLEDMDNMRVRGNLFYKLERSSKEFEEYNLEFHRKKSSKKKDKNKKENTKEAKKAKECPNPNVTPNSKDKLPKYHIATRSRIVMPRLDETKDVSPENKRQRTPTFNQLTGPYHEPFCLDIYISKGSVRACVVHRVTSKVVAVAHSISKDMKFDLASTKNKTTCAAVGAILAQRALADDIHDVIYTPRKGEKLEGKLHIVLKSIIGNGINVKVKIKQTFRRSIKPHST; the protein is encoded by the coding sequence ATGGTGTTCTTCCTCTCAACAAGCACTGCTTCCTTATACAACCAACGATTTCTGTTGAGAAAATCCAGTTTCTGGTTCAAGTATCTCACCACCATTCTCAATAAGGATGATGGCCATGGAGCTGCATCTGTGCCACCTTCTGAGAGCTCCACTACCCTTCATCTTTCACCATTTTTATCCAATTTTGATCACCCTCCAGGTGGATATAACAGAGAGCTTGTAGATGGTGATGCTTGGGGTGTCTCATCTGGGGTGGCACAAGCCTGGCCAGGAAGGCATTCGGCTAGATCAGCAGCTACTACATTTGCACACCATGGTATTGATGAACCCGATGATTATAACCCCTCTCATGTTGAGGATGACATGGATTTGGAAGATATGGATAACATGAGGGTTCGCGGGAATCTGTTCTATAAGCTCGAGCGCAGTTCCAAGGAGTTTGAAGAGTATAATTTAGAGTTTCACCGCAAGAAATCTTCCAAGAAGAAAGACAAGAACAAGAAGGAAAACACTAAGGAAGCAAAGAAAGCTAAAGAGTGTCCAAATCCAAATGTGACTCCCAATTCCAAAGATAAGCTTCCCAAATATCATATCGCAACAAGAAGCAGAATTGTTATGCCCCGGTtggatgaaactaaagatgtttCTCCTGAGAACAAGAGGCAGAGGACTCCCACTTTTAACCAGCTTACGGGTCCTTATCATGAACCATTTTGCTTGGACATTTACATATCTAAAGGCTCTGTTCGTGCTTGCGTTGTTCATAGGGTAACTAGCAAGGTTGTTGCAGTGGCACATTCCATTTCTAAGGATATGAAGTTTGACCTGGCTTCTACCAAGAACAAGACCACCTGTGCTGCTGTGGGTGCCATTCTGGCTCAGAGAGCACTGGCTGATGATATTCATGACGTTATTTACACTCCAAGAAAAGGAGAAAAGCTTGAGGGAAAACTTCATATTGTTCTCAAGTCTATCATTGGCAATGGCATTAATGTGAAGGTAAAGATTAAGCAAACATTCAGGAGATCAATTAAACCCCATTCTACCTAG
- the LOC112794162 gene encoding transcription repressor OFP16-like produces MEEDDNLLYSSSADSDTCDDELPPHLPSVISSKRFFFSSPSQSNSIIDQHVIEGGVGVTKHSLDPYMDFRRSMQEMVHSRDTQDCEYLQQLLLCYLSLNHPHTHNYILAAFADLLLHLFSSDHHHHHASNHSSSGPLISSHNNNNNNNNNNNI; encoded by the coding sequence ATGGAGGAAGACGACAACTTGCTCTACTCGTCTTCAGCAGACTCTGACACATGTGATGATGAGTTACCACCTCACTTGCCATCCGTGATCTCCTCAaagcgcttcttcttctcttcaccaAGCCAATCCAACTCCATCATTGATCAGCATGTAATTGAGGGAGGAGTGGGAGTCACCAAGCACTCCCTCGACCCCTACATGGATTTCCGGCGTTCCATGCAGGAAATGGTTCATTCCAGGGACACACAAGACTGCGAGTATCTGCAGCAGCTTCTATTGTGCTACCTTTCTCTCAACCACCCACACACTCATAACTACATCCTCGCTGCCTTCGCTGACCTCCTCCTTCACCTCTTCTCCTctgaccaccaccaccaccacgccAGCAACCACTCCTCTTCAGGGCCTTTAATTTCctctcataataataataataataataataataataataatatttaa